TAagtggaaataattttttttcccttcctgaAAGCATGTTTCAACTCTCTAATCTTCGAAAACTCTATTTGGAGGGTTGCACGAGTCTTCAATCATTGGAAAATGTTCCGTCAACTATTGATTCTGTAATTGCAGATGATTGTACCTCACTAGAGAGATTGCCAGAACtgcaattttatctttttaggtCAGATCGCACCTATTTGCAATTCCTGTTTTTCAACTGCTTCAAATTGGTTGACAATAACATGCTTCGGGGCGCTAATAACATGCTTCAGGttggtctctctctctgtctctctgtctctctctccaaGTTCTAAACATTATGCTTTATATATTTCAGGGACaaagttacttatcaaaaaaaaatatatatttcaggGACAAAGTGGTACACTACCAAAGaagttgaaaattattattCCAGGAAGTGAAATTCCGAAATATTTTAACCATGAATGTATGGGTCATGAATTGAAAGTACAAGTACCTTCTAATTGGTCTAATGCGCCGATTGGAATTGCATTTTGTGTTGTCTTTGTACCCAACAAATGGCGTGAATGCCCTCGTGATTGGGAACTTTCATTTATAATCGATGGATTTCCAATGAATGAGGGAGAAATTTCTGGTTCTAGGAAAGAATATGGTACAATTGAATCACATCACCTTTGGCTGACCTATTCTTCTTATCGGAACGGATTTCATCCTCTTATGATTACAGCATCTTCCCGGAACTTGGAGGTGGAGAAAATTGGGGTCCGATTCATATACGGGCAAGACATCGAAAATCCCAGTAAAACTATGGCACAGTGCATCAACAACAGCAGCTTCGTAATCCATCATGATATTGATGATCCAATTGCAGAAGGTAGTGCAAATAAGCAAAGccatgatgaggatgatgatgggGCAGGACCTAGTGGAGAATGCTGCTCTATTGTGGAACCACCGCCAAAGAGGATTCAAAGGCTTGGAGGATTTATGGCTGATTCTGAGGATTCTAGTCAAAGGGAATTTATTGACTACTTTGCTAGTAAGTCTCTTATCTTTCTTCTTACTTATATGTTTTAACATTtacaacttattattatttttttttttttggagatatatATTTAGCATTCCCTGTTGGCACTCACATAAAAATCACcccaaattcaaaaatgaaaatcataccATATCGGTGATATCACTATTCTATCTCTAgtgtttacttttgtttttttttaatttttaatcaggttgaaataatacaaaattttcttgttTGTGCACTTTTATTTAGTGGAAGGAGAGAATCAAACGTCCAAGAAGCTTGAATCCATTCACGAAGGTAGTAGTTACCAAGACATCGAAGATCTCAATCTAACTATGGCACAGAGCAGCAACAACAGCTGCACCCTCTGTGAGGGTCTGGTGAAATCTATCGTGATATTGAACAATTTAGCCGCAGAAGGTAGCAAAAATAAGCAAAACTGTCATGAGGATGATGGGGCTGGACCTAGTGGAGAAGGCCACTCTAATGAGGAACCACAACCAAATTGGATTTATGAAGTTGGAGAATTTATGGCTGATTCTGAGGAGTCTAGTCAAAGGGAAATTTTCGACTTCTTTTCCAGTAAGTGATGATCATTCTTCTTATGACTTCAAAagtcatcatcattttttttgggggacatatactatcttttttttttttttttttttaaattgttaacTTCAAAGTATTGTGCTAGTTGTACCTTAGCATTACCTGTTAGCACTCACAGCAAAATCAgccaaactcaaaaattaaaatcgtatcatttcaatttttttatttattatttttttaatcaggtTGGAGTAATAGtagaaaattttcttgtttGTCTTGTTGGTGAACTTTGTTTTAGTGGAAGGAGAGTATCAAATGTCAAAGACGCTTGAATCCATTCACGGAGGGAAGAGGGATAGTTACCAAGACATTGAAGATCCCAATCAAACTATGACTCAGTTAACCATCAACAGCAGGACACTCTGAGGATCTGGGTGATCTACGCCATGATCTTTAAGATTCAACCACAGAAGGTAGCAGAAATAAGCCAAGCTGTGATGAGGATGATGGGGTTGGACCAAGTGGAGAAGGCTATTCTATTGATGAACCCCATCCAAAGACTACCTGGATGCATGGCTGATTCTAAAGAATTTGGTATAAGGAATGTTTCAACTTCTTTGCCTGTAAGTCGTCTTCATTCTTCTTGCTATTACTGTTCACGAGTCTtgatttctcttttattttgggGAGGGGAATCCAATGAAATGAAAGTGTGGGTTTTGTTTCTCAGGTTTAAATTGgcatgataaaaaaatttaatttgtcaCAGGTATAAATTggagtttttcttttcaatttttatactagcattgcgagagggaaaaaagaaagttcAAAGTATTGTGCTTGTTAACATCACCTTTTGGCACTCACATCCCAATCACcacaaactcaaaaattaaaattattccatatatctattttttaaaagttttttcaTCAGGTTTGAATAATACAAATTTCTCTTCTTGGCTTGTTGGGGCACTTTTATATAATGGAAGGAGACCCAAGAAACTCGAAGCCTATCGCGGTGGTAAGAGGGATAGTTATGAGAGAGATGTTGAAGAATTAGCCAAGGAGGGTCATTCCTCTCACACCCACCTTGGCACCGTCTCAAGTGGGCAAGAATTAATCAAGGAGGGTTACTTTTTgctgtatgtgtgtgtatatgtgtgtggcTTTGTTTATTTGGTTTTATAGAGTTTAAGCCGTGGCATCAGTGTAGAGAAATTAAAGATGATCTTGTCCCATGCTTTTGTGCTATTTTGTAATCTCCCATTTTCTTAGTGAAATATTCTGTTAGACACTGTCCGTGGATGTAGGCTTAaagccgaaccacgtaaatcttTGTGTTTCATGTGTGATTGtgttttctatttctattttgcataacatgctattattttattacacaCAACAAATAAGTGTAAAATAACCTACTATTAGGTTGTTACACACAACTAATAAGCATAAAGCTTCCACTAACTCAACAGATTGTGATTAGAGCAATGTATGCTTATGAAATGCAGTTGTATTGTTGTAACAATTGAGTGCCCTGCTGGGCTTGTAAATTGCGGTTGCAAATGTAGCTGTTTGCACTTTGGTAGCAGAGAGGGCTTGTTTGAGTGTTGTATTTGCTGGGCTGTTATTTGTATCCAGCTTTGTTTGAAGTTTTTTCTTCTAgtgttttgataaataaaaatggcTGGGCTGTTATTTGTATCCAGCTATGTTTGAAGTTTTTTCTTCTAgtgttttgataaataaaaatgaattattcattaaaaaaatgttttccttgAGGTTTTTTGTATTAATATAATTCTCTTGGGCTATTGGTCGATTCATGCTTCTCTGCTAGAGACAAACAAAATACCCAAGAACCTTTAGTTATAtgttactaaattttttatcatcttgaaattttgacaGCAACAGAAGAAATCAAACCACTTTATAGTATCAGTATCTTCAAGAGCAATGAGTAACTTGATCATCCTAGGGCAATCCATGATATTTGTAAACGCAGCCAACCACCTTCCTAACAAGCTCTATTGCTGCATTTCACACAGCCTCATCAATTACTCGACTATGCTCTTAGCATATTCCtattcctcttcctcttctactctcctttcttctttctctattgTCTTTCTAGCCAAAAATGGACTCAAATTTTGTCATCATTTGCTTCGAACTTATTATAGGCATCAACCAGACCTTGGGGCAATTGATCTTTAATTCGCCTTAAATAGAGAAAATTGCCTGCTGTAAGAAGCTGTTGCCATTcccaataattcatttaaaaatttgtaaggacTTATTAGTTTTGAATTAGTTGGATTAGTCAAACTAGGTTGTATTTCCGATACTCCTAaactattttcctttttttttgtgtttgaatagAGCAAAAATTCCATGCAGAAGCAAAATTATCAGTTCCATTTTGTTCGAGTTATTTATCGGGATGAATCATCCCTCCATCCACCTCAACCTAAATTTTGGTATGTTTCACTGACTTCTGGTCTGGTTGATATTGAATTTTCGGCTAATATGTGAACAAAACATTAACTtctttgtttgtaattttttatttaaaaagttttagtcaaaatatgaaattagtATTTGATTGTTTGATTTGATGTCATGAGAAATTTGAACCCAATGATTAGGAAGTGGTCAAAATCATGTCATACTAAGCTGGTTGAGCAATTTAAGTTATTGACTTGATTcatcataaattttttcttgatttgatAGTTAAAATTTGGTCCTTTTAGGCTAAACTCTTATTCATCCTAAATTTATTGGGCTTTTGTTATGTAATGAGATATTATAAACCTCTTTGTTGAGTAATAATTATGTTAAGAATGTGTActatttgataataaataatgcTTGAAT
The sequence above is drawn from the Quercus robur chromosome 7, dhQueRobu3.1, whole genome shotgun sequence genome and encodes:
- the LOC126693548 gene encoding disease resistance-like protein CSA1 — protein: MCSRFKNLPKNSWIIEGLWMLDLSKTAIEEMPSSIGCLINLAALTLRYCINFVHLPSTICSLKLLKSLDLFGCLKFDNLPENIGNMEGLELLNLCWTAIKEVPSSIVLLKKLKQLHIHGWKLSEFYSQPASPESMEPLWISLSYLPTNPTMEKILLPSFIYSSLQTSPVPVGLSLPSLSGLQSLTNLNLSHCDLWSIPNDIGCLSSLEYLDLSGNNFFSLPESMFQLSNLRKLYLEGCTSLQSLENVPSTIDSVIADDCTSLERLPELQFYLFRSDRTYLQFLFFNCFKLVDNNMLRGANNMLQGQSGTLPKKLKIIIPGSEIPKYFNHECMGHELKVQVPSNWSNAPIGIAFCVVFVPNKWRECPRDWELSFIIDGFPMNEGEISGSRKEYGTIESHHLWLTYSSYRNGFHPLMITASSRNLEVEKIGVRFIYGQDIENPSKTMAQCINNSSFVIHHDIDDPIAEGSANKQSHDEDDDGAGPSGECCSIVEPPPKRIQRLGGFMADSEDSSQREFIDYFAMEGENQTSKKLESIHEGSSYQDIEDLNLTMAQSSNNSCTLCEGLVKSIVILNNLAAEGSKNKQNCHEDDGAGPSGEGHSNEEPQPNWIYEVGEFMADSEESSQREIFDFFSMEGEYQMSKTLESIHGGKRDSYQDIEDPNQTMTQLTINSRTL